The sequence below is a genomic window from Candidatus Rokuibacteriota bacterium.
ACGCCGAAGGCGTGGGTGGGCCCGTCGAGGCGAGGAGGCCTGAAGCGAGGCAGGGCACCCCGGCGCACGGCCGGCGCGGACTCGTGATCACTCCAAATCATGACGGCCTTCTACGGAGCCGCCGCCTTGATCCGGCGCCGCCAGTACTCGAGGGTATCGAGGAGCGTCTGCTCGAAGGGGATCTCCGTCTGCCAGCCGAAGGCGCGAGCGATCCGCGACCTGTCCCCGACGAGGACCGGGACGTCGGAGGGACGGAGCCGCGCCCGGTCCTGCCGCACCTCGATCCCCGACGCGCTCGAGTGGGCCAGGTAGAAATCCAGGACCTCGCGGATCCGCCAGACGCGGCCCGAGCAGAGGTTGTAGACCTCGCCCGGCTCGCCGCGCTCGACGAGCAGCCAGTACCCCTTGACGATGTCACGCACGTCGGAGTAGTCGCGGCGCGCGTCCAGGTTCCCGACGGAGACCACGGGCGGCCGGAGTCCCGCCTCGATCTCAGCGATCTGGCGAGCAAAGTTGGACTCGGCAAATACCTCTCCTCGACGAGGTCCCGTGTTGTGGACGAGATTGCGGCCCAGCCCAGCGTGGAAGACATGGTTCTCGGTCTCGAAGTCCCACACCTCCCCTTCGTACGGCACCTCTTCGATCTTCTTGATGACGTCATCAGGGACTTCCAAATGCCGTCCCCAGTTCGCGTGCGCCTCAATCCCAGAGTTCAGGTTGATAAGATAGTAGGTCCTACCCTCGCGAACCTCCGTATTCAGGCACACGCGCTGACGGGTTGTATTTCCCACCAAGTAGCAAAGCCCGAGTACGAGGATCGGCGATTTGGTCTTGAAGCTCTTGAACTCGTACGAACCGTAGCCAGCCCTCAACCCATCCCCCTCGTTGTACCCGCAGAGAAATGCGAGCTTCGCCTCGGTCTGGGCGTTGAGGATGCTCCGGGGCACGCGCTTGTTGCCGTCCGAGGCGTAGACCTGGGGGGAAAGCCAGCGGGCGTACGCTTCCGGCTTCCGCACGGTCAGCCGCCATACTCCCCGCTCCCCTTCCACAAAGTACGAGTCAACTCCGAAATGCTCGAGCAGGATCTCGCGGCAGCGTTCGAGGGGCTTCCTGTCCGGGTTGTAGATCCGTATTTTGCCGCCGGTGATGCACCCCTCCGCAACAAAGAAGCCTAAAAGCCAGGCGACATCCTCATGGACGAACATCCCGGAGCCGCGCGGCAGATCGACCAGCGCGACGCGCTGTCCCACTGACAGCCGATCGGCAGAAGCCGGGACGTGTCCCCCAGAGCCCGGTATCATAATCGAATGGTCGCCTGTGACCTCGACGATGCCACCGCTGCTGACGAACCGCAGGATGCGCTGGCCCTCTCGGAGCGGATGACAGGAGAGGTGGATGATCCTGGACCACCGTCCATCCGCCCACACGGACAGATCGTGTCGGCGCATCTCCCACACGACCGCGCCGTCTGGCAGCAAACGGCCTCCCAGATACCCCTTCGGTTTGTACCGCCTGAGCTCGCTGATGTAACGGATGTCGATCAGGCCCGTGCGATCGTCGCGGAGGAAAACCGGCGTGAAACGGGCTACGCTGTGATTGAACGCGCGGCTCCGGACGATGGGGAGCCCGTAGCTCTTGAAGTACTGGTAGCCCATCAGGTCCTGGGCCACCTTGCTCACCGCGTACGGGGAGAGGGGCCGCAAGGGGTTCGTCTCCTTGACCGGCAGCTCGTCGTCGTACACGAGCCCGTACTCCTCGCTCGATCCGATCACGAGGAACCGGGGCTTCCGCTGGCGGTGCCGGATCGCCTCCAGCAGGTTCACCTGGCTCACCGTGTTGGTGTAGAGTGTCTCGGCGGGCGCGGACCACGAGGACGCCACGAAGCTCTGGGCCGCGAGGTGAATCACGAAGTCGGGGTCCGCCACCTCCAGGAGGTTCTGCACCGAGGACAGATCGCGGAGGTCCGAGTCGACGAGCGTGATCCGCGAGCGGAGGTGCTCGATGTTCTCGGTCTTGCTCCGCCACCGGATCGATCCAATCACCTCGGCGCCGAGGCTCAGCGCGTACTCGGCCAGGTGGCTCCCGACAAACCCGGTGATGCCGGTGATGAGGACCCGCATGACGTGGGCATTATACACGACGGGCGCAGCCCCGAGAACCGCTTATCCCCAGCGCAGCCCGGGCATCGCCGCGGTCAGCGCCGTCCGCGCCTCCTCGCGCGCGATCCCGAACACCAGGAGCGCGTAGGCCGCGACCCCCACCAAACCGCCGGCCAGGAGCCTCAGCGTCGCACCCTGGCCCAGGAGGCTCGCCGTGATCCACGCCGCCGCGCCCGCGACGCCCGCCGCCGCGCCGCAGCGCCGGAGCGTCGCGCCGAGCTGCGCCAGGTCCAGGTCCCTGAGGTCCGCCCGGATCCCGTACAGGAGGGCGGCGAGATGAACCCACGAGGTGAACGACCACGCCAGGGGAATTCCCGCGAAGCCGATCCAAACGGTGAGGCCCACCATCGTCACCACATTGAGCGCCGCCACGGCGATCCCGACGGCGACCATCCGCGACACGAGCTGAAGCGCCTGGTAGCTTCGCGTCAGGACCTGGACGCCGGCCAGGCCCAGCAGGCCGGGGGCGTAGAGCGCGAGCGCGAGGCTCGTGGCCGCGGTGGAGCTGCGCGTGAAGGCGCCGCGCTCGAACGCCACTTGCACGAGCGGGACGGCGAGCCCCGCCGCCAGCGCGGCCAGCGGGAAGACGAAGAAGAACGTCACGCGCAGCGCGCGGGCGGTCAGCGTCGCGAGCGCGCCGCGCTCCAGGCGCGCGGCATGGAGCGCGAGCGTCGGGAAGAGGATGGCGGTGGCGTTGAGCAGGAAGAGCGAGAGGGGGAAGTTGAGGAGGCGGAACGCGTACGTCAGCGCCGCCAGGCTTCCGACTTGCTGACGCGCCGCCAGCGCCCGCTCGGCCAGCACGTTGAGCCAGGTGGCAAGGGAGCCCACCACCAGCGGCGGCAAGAGCCGTGCGAGCTGGCGCGTGCCTTCGCCGGTTTCGCCGCTGCCCTCTGCCAGAGCGCCGAGCCGCCGACGCGCTGAAGCCAGCAGGATCAGGAGATAGACGGCGAGCCCGACGTCCATGCCGAGGGGCACGGCGGCCGGCCCCAGCGCCCCGGTGGCCAGGAGCACAAGGGCCAGAGCGCCGCCGTACCAGCAGAGCTGCCGGGTCGCCGGAAGGAGGAAGCTCCGGTGGGCTTCGAGGGCGCGCGCGAGGAGCGCGGCGAACGGAATAAAAAGGAGCAGGAGCCCGAAGAGCCGAAACAGCCGAACGGTCACGGCCGCCGGCTCCGGTGCCTGCTCGCCCGCCAGGAGCATCACGAG
It includes:
- a CDS encoding GDP-mannose 4,6-dehydratase is translated as MRVLITGITGFVGSHLAEYALSLGAEVIGSIRWRSKTENIEHLRSRITLVDSDLRDLSSVQNLLEVADPDFVIHLAAQSFVASSWSAPAETLYTNTVSQVNLLEAIRHRQRKPRFLVIGSSEEYGLVYDDELPVKETNPLRPLSPYAVSKVAQDLMGYQYFKSYGLPIVRSRAFNHSVARFTPVFLRDDRTGLIDIRYISELRRYKPKGYLGGRLLPDGAVVWEMRRHDLSVWADGRWSRIIHLSCHPLREGQRILRFVSSGGIVEVTGDHSIMIPGSGGHVPASADRLSVGQRVALVDLPRGSGMFVHEDVAWLLGFFVAEGCITGGKIRIYNPDRKPLERCREILLEHFGVDSYFVEGERGVWRLTVRKPEAYARWLSPQVYASDGNKRVPRSILNAQTEAKLAFLCGYNEGDGLRAGYGSYEFKSFKTKSPILVLGLCYLVGNTTRQRVCLNTEVREGRTYYLINLNSGIEAHANWGRHLEVPDDVIKKIEEVPYEGEVWDFETENHVFHAGLGRNLVHNTGPRRGEVFAESNFARQIAEIEAGLRPPVVSVGNLDARRDYSDVRDIVKGYWLLVERGEPGEVYNLCSGRVWRIREVLDFYLAHSSASGIEVRQDRARLRPSDVPVLVGDRSRIARAFGWQTEIPFEQTLLDTLEYWRRRIKAAAP